A stretch of DNA from Verrucomicrobiota bacterium:
TATTACGTTCCCGATCAGTATCTTCTACCCGAAGAATAAAAGTGCCATCGGTGTGCCTGGCATATAACCAATTAAATAAGGCTGTTCGTGCTGAACCTAAATGAAAACTACCGGTTGGACTGGGCGCAAAGCGAACGCGGACCTGAGACATAAAATTATGGTTTTGAACTTGGAATAAAAAAGCTACTTCCTCTCAGACAGACCTTTAAAGTCAACGGTTATCTATTGATGGCAATCAAAGGTCTGACCATTCAGTTCCATACTTTAAATTATGTCATACATAGGAGAAACCCTCGATGTAAGCGCAACCCTGCAACGACTCAATCGAGCTGCTCACTACCAGGATTTTTCAACCGAACCCCTGGTAGAACAAGCTGGCACCATCATACCTATTTTCAGGCGTAAATCAGCCAGGCCGGGTTCTCTTCGAGTCTACATCTCCACAGGCATGCATGGCGACGAACCCGCAGGACCCTTAGCTATCCTTGACCTGCTCGAAACGGAAAAATTTAGCCAGGACATTGATTGGACACTGTTCCCAATGCTCAATCCAGCTGGCCTCAGACTCAATCAAAGAGAAAATCATCAAGGAATAGATCTAAACCGTGATTACAAAACCAGGGAAACCAAAGAAGTTCAGGCCCATACAGACTACATTGAATCGTCCGAACCCTGGGATCTTGCGTTGTCCGTCCACGAAGACTGGGAGTCCGAGGGATTTTATCTGTACGATTTACCCACCGAGTTAACAACAGGTTGGTCACGAACCGTTATTGAAAACGTTGGCAGGGTTTGCCCAATAGACTTTGGTAATGAAATCGACGAAATGAAAGCACAGGGCGGTGTAATCAGCCCGGACCTCGACTCAGTTGTTGATGATCCGAAGCTGGCAGGTCATTGGCCGGAACCCATATATTTGCACATGACCCGAAAAATTCGAGGCACCTTCACTTTTGAAGCCCCTTCCTGTTATGATTTGCCGACAAGAATTGGCGCATTGAATACAGCTATTCTATCAAGCATAGACCTGCTTAGAAGTCAGTGAAATGGACCCTTGAAGTTTTTTTATTCAAAAAACAAGTGAAGAAAGCAACAAATGGAGGGTTTGGTGCGTTATATATTAATAGAGAAATTTTCCAGTTCCTCTTTGAACGTTCTACCCCGTATTCGACTCTATACTTTTACCTACTCTCAAATCCGAATGAAGTTCCTTTCAACAGTAACCTTCCTCAGCGCCCTATTATTCTGGGCAGGTTGCTCGACTATGCCCAAAGATCAGACCTTCAGTGATCCTTCTCCAGCTCCACTAATTGTCACTCAAATTCCAAAGGGAAAAAAGAACCTGGTATTCCCAAGGGCCATTGCAGGCATTCCTTTTAAAGACATGGAAGTATATGAAGCTGATCACCCAGGGTACGGCGTGGGTTATTTGTATGAAAATGAGTTTACTAAACTGGATATATCGATCTTCGATGGTGGGCTTGCAAGCATAGGGGACGGGATTCTTTCTGACGGTGTTCACCTTCAATACGAAGAGGCTAAAGAACAAATCGCAGCCATCGAAAAAAAGGGTTACTACAAAATAGTCCGAGTCGATACGGATGATTGGATCCAGGTCGGCGACCGGCCATTCCTTTATTTTAGTTATACCTTCGACAATGGTTACGAAGAAAAATCATCCTACCTTATGCTTACAGCTTACGACGGCAATTTCCTAAAGATTCGACTGACAACAGATCTGGCACCACACCACATTGTGCTCGATGCATTTATATCAGAGTTTGAAGAATTGATATCCTCAGAGACTACGTCCTAAAGAAAACCCAGCAGGCATAATAATCGATCCTCACCGTTTTTTTTACCGCGATGCGCTTTTATAAAAGGCATTAGCTCTCACCATCCCACTTGAACCACAGCGTAGAAAGACCAGGTAAGGTGAGTTCAACGGAATCTGGTAAATCATCGAAAGGGAGCGACTGGGAGTGAACTTCTCCTAAATTGCCAACGCCAGACCCGCCATACTCCCAAGCGTTAGTGTTGAGGATTTCTTTCCATTTCCCCGCATGCGGAAAACCTATCCGGTAAGAAGATCTTGTAACCGGAGTGAAGTGGCAAATCACAACAATGGTATCAGCTTTATTGTGGCCAAATCGTGCAAATGAAAGCACTCCGCTTTCAGCATCGCTGCAATTGATCCAGCGGAATGCCTCAGAATGGTTGTCTTTTTCAAACAGGGCTTTATTTTCCAGGTAAAGTCGATTGGCGTCTTTGACCAAGAGACGAATACCTTCGTGGTCGTCGTATTGGCAGAGGTGCCAATCGAGGCTGCCATCATAGCGCCATTCGGAAGATTGACCAAATTCTGTACCCATAAACAGACATTTCTTGCCAGGATAGCCCCACATATAACCGTACAAAGAACGCAGCGTTTGCGATTTTTCCGAAATGGATTCACCGGACATCTTGGTTATCATGGAGCCTTTTCCATGCACGACTTCATCATGAGAAAACACGGAGACAAAATTCTCAGAAAATTGATAAAGCATACCAAAGGTAAGATTATCGTGATGCCATTTTCGGAAAAGAGCGTCCTTACCAAAGTAGAGTAAGGTGTCGTGCATCCAACCCATATTCCATTTGAAGTCGAAACCGAGCCCTCCATTCTCAGGTGCTTTGGTCACTCCGCCAAATGAGGTAGATTCTTCGGCAATCATCATTGCACCAGGGAATTCGCGGTGCACCACGGAGTTTACTTTCCTCAAAAAGTGAATGGCTTCAATATTCTCGCGACCACCGTATTGATTTGGAACCCATTCGCCTTCTTCCCGTGAATAATCGAGGTAGAGCATAGAAGCGACTGCATCTACCCGTAACCCGTCGATGTGATAGCGTTCGAACCAGAGCAAAGCGCTTCCCATAAGAAACTGAACTACTTCATTGCGTCCGTAGTTAAAGATGAGCGTACCCCAATCTTTGTGGTGTCCCTGGCGCGGATCCGCATGTTCGTACAGGTGAGAACCATCAAATTCGGCAAGTGCAAAAGCGTCTTTGGGAAAGTGGGCAGGCACCCAATCCATGATCACCCCAATACCTTTTTGATGAAGCACATCCACTAATTCCCGAAACTCGTCGGGTGGACCGTAACGATGAGTGGGGGCAAAAAAACCGGTAACCTGGTATCCCCATGACCCCATAAAAGGATGTTCAGCCAGTGGCATAAATTCGACATGGGTAAACCCCATTTCCTTAACGTAATCGCCAAGTTGCATGCCCAGTTCTATGTAACTCAAGGGTCGACCTCCGTCTTCAATCACTTTTTTCCAAGAATCGATGTGGACTTCGTAAATCGAAATGGGCTGAACTTCCGCCTTCTCAGCTTTGGCACGCCTTTCTATCCACTTGGCATCCTTCCACTCATATTTATCCAAATTATAAAGAATCGTGCAATTGTGCGGAGGAGGCTCGAAATATACTCCGTATGGATCGGTTTTAAGAAGCAGGTGCTCTTTTTGAGTAACAATCTCGTATTTGTATTTGGTTCCTGCTTCGCGGCCAGGGATAAAAATCTCCCAGATACCAGAGGAGCCCATACTACGCATGGCATGGTATCGACCATCCCAGTGATTAAAGTCTCCTACGACCGAAACCCGTCGTGCATTCGGTGCCCACACTGAAAAACTGGCTCCTTTGACATTATTGATCTCACGCAAATGCCCCCCCATCTTGTCGTGAATTTTCAGATCATTACCTTCCGAGAACAGGTAGAGGTCCTGATCCCCTAAGGTTGGTAAGAACGAATAAGGATCGTAAAATTGCCGAACTTCGCCACTCGCATAGGTGACACGAACCCTGTATTTAAAGGTTTTCTTTAAACGTGGGATGAATCCTTCGAAGAATCCGGACGCGTCCAATTGTTTAAGAACGAAGCGTTGTTCGGGGTTTTTCTCCAGATGCACGATTTCGCAAGACACGGCATTCTGGACAAAAGCCCTGGCTACCAGCCCGGATTTACCTTCGAATTCACAAGGATGCAGTCCAAGGAATGTGTGCGGATGACTATTTCTGCCTGAGAGTAATGAGTTTAATTCCTTTTCCGATATGATCACGCGAATTGCCTGGTTGTGAGATTCTTTGATAAAGCGCCACCACAAAATGATATTATGGGGACCTGTCCATTCAAATAAGGACACAAATTGGCTCATACACAAGATAGTAGACGAAACCAGAGTACTAATCTGAGATCGGAAACAACAATTCAGCTTTCGCGGAAATATGTCTTGAGCCGTAACCACCCAATCCTAAATGTCTGCCCCGTGCGTAAAAAATCGTATTTCGCCCTGACCTGCTGCCTTTTAATGAATCCTCTTCTGTCGCTCTTTGCACAGGAATTTCAATTGGTGTCGGATCAACCCATTGAATTCGATAGTGTGAATAAAAAAATGATCGCTACCGGAGAAGCGGCGCTGACGTACGGTGACCTCATGTTGATGGCCAATCGCATCGTTTACGACCAGGTAACCGGCACTGCCGATGCCGAGGGCAATATCCGAATCAGTCAGGAAGGTTATCGCTTTCTCGCAGAGCGCTTAAAGTTAAATGTCCAGACACAAGAAGTCGAAGCCTTCAACGTGCGCTTCGGCTCACCTCCGATTTATGCGGAGGCTGATACAGCGACAGGAAGTAACAAACGGATTGAGCTGCACAACGCCAGAGTCTACTACCGGGAACCCGATAAATTTACTCCAAGGATGACCATTGAAACGTTCGTGGTTGAGGATGGTGAAATCGTGAATAGTGAAAAAGTGCTGTTCGAGGTTCTCGGGTTGCCCATCTGGTATTTGCCTAGTTTAAAAATCCCAACCGATATTGCACCATTTCGAGTAAACACCAAATTAGGAACTCGTGGCAATTTAGGCGTGTATGCCCAGGCCCAGATTTTGTTTCCTCTCAATGAAACCTGGTTTGCTGGAGGCAACTTGGATATCTATTCAAAACGCGGAATATTATTCGGACCCTCCTTTCGTTTTCTTGAAGAAACTGAAACCGGATCGACTGACTGGTTTTTATCTTCCGGATGGATTCATGACAACGGCGAAAGAGGCTTGGACATATTCGGAGAATCAGTTCCCAAGGACCGCTATTTCGCAGACGGATTTATTAAAAAAGACTGGAATGAGAAAAACCGTATCCAAGGTGTTTACAGCATCGCCAGTGATCCAGAACTGATAAGAGACTTTCACTACGATGAATTCTATGACAACCAACAACCGGATAATTTCCTTGAGTACCGATTCCAGGAACAAGACTGGGCCATAAGCGCTTTTGTTCGTGCCGATCCCAATAACTTTTACTCCAGCAACCATCTTCCATTTTCAAACAGCGCAACGGATCGTGCCTTTGTTTTCGAAGAAAAATTGCCGGAAGTCCGCTTTGATCTTCACCCGGTACACCTTGGGGGTGGTTTCTATAATGAACTATCCTTAAGTGCGGCCCAAGTAGGTCATACCTTTTATATGCCGGATAACCGCGTCGGCGAAAACTATACCAGTCTCGATGGATTTTATCGTATTCAGAAAACGTTACCTCTTGGCGAGAGTGCCAGCTTAAATCTATTTGGCGGCGTAAGAGCAATCGAACTCAAGGATGTTCCTACCGCAGTTACAAGGACTGCAAACGGAGATATATTCCGATTCGCCTACCCAGAGTTTAGCCCGGCTATGTATGCATCTTTGCCTCTTGAACTGGTTAAGGTTGAGGAAGAAAATTTTTCACAAGCCATCACCGATATTGGATTCAATCTTGAAGGAAATTATTATCGATCCTGGGACACCCAGAACAGCACCTGGAAAATTGATGGCCTAAAACATGCAGTAAAACCCTACGTCCAAGTTCGCCACAATGGAACCGATAAGGACAATGGTCCCGGATCAGGAAGCGGCTACCTATATGCCCAGGACACGAACCTCCCAAACTGGGATCTGGCCACCCGCCGAGATGGTGTTTTTGCACAGGAACAAACCCTGGCTCGTGTGGGCGTTAAAAACGAACTATTCACCCGACGGAAAGATTATGGCTCGCGTCAGCTCGTCAGCTGGAACCTTGCTGCAGACTATTTTTTTGACGGACCTTTCGAAGACGATGTCAGTTTTGTCTATTCAGAAATATCTGCCTCTCCTGCCCATTGGCTGGAGGTTGGGATGTTCCAGCGTTTCTCAACCGAGCACCTCAAACTCTGGGAATGGAACTCACGCATCCGCGTGCGCGACGGAGATATTTGGTATGCGGAATACCGTAACTCTCTGGCAAAACTGAACCAAGGGTTTGGTTATTTAGGTTCACCGTTATTTCCTAAATCCGGAGATCCATTTCCACTGTTAGACGTGGATCAGCATTCGCTGGAATTTGGTGCGCGGATAAATAACAATTTCAGGGGCCGCGTCCTGGTTCGTTACGACGTAGTTTTGAACAAGTTCGCCGAGCAACACTACTCCATCTATCAAAAATTTGGCCGCTCCGTGGAACTCGAATATCGTTTGACCTTGCGCGAAAATGCAATCCGTGAGGACGACTGGGCCTTCCGTATAGGCATGGAACTTGTTTCTTTCTAATCAATTTTATTTCATGGAAGACGCCCTACTTAAAGACCTAACGCACCCTATCAAACTGGAAGTGTTTGAAGGTCCACTAGACCTCCTGCTATTTCTGATTCGTAAACAAGAAATCGATATCTACGACATCCCCGTAGAGAAAGTTACCCGACAGTACCTGGCTGTTATTTACGAGATGGAGAAACTCAATCTCGAATTGGCGGGTGAGTTTTTTGTAATGGCGGCTTCACTGATGGAGATTAAGAGCAGAATGCTCCTGCCAAAAAGCGAACAGGTGGTGGCAGCTGCGGACGAGGAAGAAGACAATGATCCGCGCTGGGAGCTGGTTCATCAATTACTTGAGTATAAGAAGTTCAAAGAAGCAGCTGGTGATCTCGGTTTCTTAATTCAACATCAGCAGAATCTTGTTCCACGGGAAGTCACGGGCCGTCAAAGCGATCTAGGTCCACGTCCACTTAAAAAATCCGACAAGATGCAACTTTGGGGCGCATTCAATCAGGTTCTTCGCCGCCTGTCTGATCGGCTGGT
This window harbors:
- a CDS encoding segregation/condensation protein A — its product is MEDALLKDLTHPIKLEVFEGPLDLLLFLIRKQEIDIYDIPVEKVTRQYLAVIYEMEKLNLELAGEFFVMAASLMEIKSRMLLPKSEQVVAAADEEEDNDPRWELVHQLLEYKKFKEAAGDLGFLIQHQQNLVPREVTGRQSDLGPRPLKKSDKMQLWGAFNQVLRRLSDRLVVGEIHDENYTIADRMEFILTITSTSGRHALTELFKGKTTLTFVVYTFLACLELTRLRKVSVWQDESFSEIYFEGITEIELETEEDTLFVSETNGR
- the glgB gene encoding 1,4-alpha-glucan branching protein GlgB, which encodes MSQFVSLFEWTGPHNIILWWRFIKESHNQAIRVIISEKELNSLLSGRNSHPHTFLGLHPCEFEGKSGLVARAFVQNAVSCEIVHLEKNPEQRFVLKQLDASGFFEGFIPRLKKTFKYRVRVTYASGEVRQFYDPYSFLPTLGDQDLYLFSEGNDLKIHDKMGGHLREINNVKGASFSVWAPNARRVSVVGDFNHWDGRYHAMRSMGSSGIWEIFIPGREAGTKYKYEIVTQKEHLLLKTDPYGVYFEPPPHNCTILYNLDKYEWKDAKWIERRAKAEKAEVQPISIYEVHIDSWKKVIEDGGRPLSYIELGMQLGDYVKEMGFTHVEFMPLAEHPFMGSWGYQVTGFFAPTHRYGPPDEFRELVDVLHQKGIGVIMDWVPAHFPKDAFALAEFDGSHLYEHADPRQGHHKDWGTLIFNYGRNEVVQFLMGSALLWFERYHIDGLRVDAVASMLYLDYSREEGEWVPNQYGGRENIEAIHFLRKVNSVVHREFPGAMMIAEESTSFGGVTKAPENGGLGFDFKWNMGWMHDTLLYFGKDALFRKWHHDNLTFGMLYQFSENFVSVFSHDEVVHGKGSMITKMSGESISEKSQTLRSLYGYMWGYPGKKCLFMGTEFGQSSEWRYDGSLDWHLCQYDDHEGIRLLVKDANRLYLENKALFEKDNHSEAFRWINCSDAESGVLSFARFGHNKADTIVVICHFTPVTRSSYRIGFPHAGKWKEILNTNAWEYGGSGVGNLGEVHSQSLPFDDLPDSVELTLPGLSTLWFKWDGES
- a CDS encoding M14 family metallocarboxypeptidase — protein: MSYIGETLDVSATLQRLNRAAHYQDFSTEPLVEQAGTIIPIFRRKSARPGSLRVYISTGMHGDEPAGPLAILDLLETEKFSQDIDWTLFPMLNPAGLRLNQRENHQGIDLNRDYKTRETKEVQAHTDYIESSEPWDLALSVHEDWESEGFYLYDLPTELTTGWSRTVIENVGRVCPIDFGNEIDEMKAQGGVISPDLDSVVDDPKLAGHWPEPIYLHMTRKIRGTFTFEAPSCYDLPTRIGALNTAILSSIDLLRSQ